From Phragmites australis chromosome 5, lpPhrAust1.1, whole genome shotgun sequence, a single genomic window includes:
- the LOC133918822 gene encoding eukaryotic translation initiation factor 1A-like, with protein sequence MPKNKGKGGKNRKRGKNEADDEKRELVFKEDGQEYAQVTRMLGNGRCEALCIDGTKRLCHIRGKMHKKVWITAGDIVLVGLRDYQDDKADVILKYMNDEARLLKAYGEIPDTVRLNEGVIDEEDAGAQDDYIQFEDEDIDKI encoded by the coding sequence ATGCCGAAGAACAAGGGAAAGGGAGGCAAGAACCGGAAGCGTGGCAAGAACGAGGCGGACGACGAGAAGCGGGAGCTGGTGTTCAAGGAGGACGGGCAGGAGTATGCGCAGGTCACCCGCATGCTGGGGAACGGCCGCTGCGAGGCCCTCTGCATCGACGGCACCAAGCGCCTCTGCCATATCCGGGGCAAGATGCACAAGAAGGTGTGGATCACCGCGGGGGACATCGTCCTCGTCGGACTCCGCGACTACCAGGACGACAAGGCCGACGtcatcctcaagtacatgaacGACGAGGCGAGGCTGCTCAAGGCCTATGGGGAGATTCCCGACACCGTCAGGCTCAACGAGGGTGTCATCGACGAGGAGGACGCCGGCGCGCAGGACGACTACATACAGTTCGAGGACGAGGACATCGACAAGATCTGA